The sequence TTAGCAACATCATACTGTCCCTTAGCTCCAGTTCCTGTATCTGCTACAGACACAAAACGTAATAACAAATCTTTTTGAGGTGGATTAGCAGCTATAGCCGTATCTGGTGTATGGATATTAGCGCGGTGGGCGTCTTGACGAAAAGATTTCCAGCCAAGAAATCCGGTAGCAAGTGTACCGAGTCCACTTAAAAATAAAAATTGACGACGTTTCCAGCTCATAAATTACCTTGATCTAAATAATGAGCAACGAAGTGATACATTAAGGCAAAAGCGGCTGCAATTTGTTGTTGGTGAAACTTCCATGTCACAGGACAATCAAAATTTACAACCACCATTCTCTCCCGAACCAACTTCCCCAAAACCCTATCAGAGAAACCAGCCAATTTGGAAGGTTAAAATTATCCAAATTCTGCGAGGAACGATCGGAATTTTAGAAACAGCGGTGGTGAAATTAGAGACAACACCAGCGGATGGGGAAGCAACTCCTGGTTTCTGGAGTGGACTGTTAACCAAAATTCGCGCTGTGTTACCAGCAAATTTGTCAGCAAAGTTGTCTGATACAGCTTTGACAGGAATAATTGCAGGAATTGCGGTGATTTTAGTTTGGACAACCACAACAGTTTTTAGTAGTAAACCAACTGAGATAGCGACGGTTCCCCCGGTTGAAGAGGTTCCTGTACCCGCACCCACCCCAACCGTAACTATTACCCCAGAGATAGTCACTGTAACGCCAGAACCCCAACCATCACCAGAAGTTACGCCAGAACCAGAACCGGAAGCAGAACCATCACCAGAACCGACTCCCACCCCAGCAGTCGAGTTGACACCAGAACAAACCTTGATAGCAGCAATCGAAAATCAAGTAGCAGAAATTAGCGATCGCTTTGCCGATAAACTCATAAAATCAATTCAAGCCAACTTTTTAACTAGTAATCTCACTGTAAAAATAAGTGACAATTGGTACACACTAGAACCATCTCAACAAGATAAACTAGCAGCAGAAATTCAACAGCGATCGCAACAACTGGATTTTAGCCACCTAGAAATTCTCGATTCCCAGGAACAGTTGATCGCCCGCAGTCCCGTTGTCGGTACGAAAATGGTGATTTTTAAAAGGCAAGTAACACCAATTAATAGCACAGAACACGCTTGAAAGTTTTGATTCTGCAGTCCGCTTTTGCAAGAGTCTATTATTTTTAATAATTGCTCTTTCCCCTAATCCCTAACCCCTATTTCCTGTCAAAAATAACTAAAAAAGCTGACTGACTAAACAGCTAAAACCGGGTAGTAAAGGCGTGGTCAATTCATCCTGATGAAATAAAGTAGCTACTAACTTTAAAGTAGCCTGTTGACGACGATAAACCTCTACTTTTTTGTGAATATAATCACAAATCCAATATTCTTGTACACCTTGCACTGAATACAATTTCAACTTAGTTTCTCGATCGCGTTTTTCGTTTTTTTCACCAGGAGATAACACCTCAACCACTAACTCTGGTGAGCCGGTGAGGTGTCCAGCCTCATCTAATAAGATTTCTAAATTTTCATTACTTGCCCAGACAACATCAGGAATCACATTATCAGCATCTGAGAAAATAATTCCTGGGGCGATCGCTGCTGTACCCAAACCTGTCGTATCTGACCAATTGTTCAGAACTGTAACAATTTTGGCGCAACTTGATTGATGACCCCAGTGAGGCGATTTTGTCACAAATAATTCTCCATCAATAATTTCATAACGATTTTTGCGATCGCCTGCGAACAGTTCTAAATCAGCACTTGTCCAACGGACTGGAGATATTGCCATAAAACCCCCTAGGATTTTGCTTTCTTTATTTTAAAAAATTGTCGTTGTGCTGAACGGCGCAAATAAAAATAAATTAACCACGCCACAACTGCAAATATGAGATTTAGCAAGATATGCTTTAATGTAAACTGTAGAATATCAGGATAAAAAAGTTGTGCCCATCTCAACGGGCTAAGTTTTCTGGCTAAGAGCAAAAGCCCAAACAGCGCGTTTCCTCCCAACATCAGCGCCAACAACACTAACCCTCTTCGCCAATAACGGTGCTGTTTGGTAAACCCAGAAATGAGATTAATGGGAGATTTACCTTGCACTCGCCGCAATAATTGTTCCAATCGCCAAAATAGCCACAACAAAAAGGGAAATAAACCATAGCTGAGAAAACTTAGCGGTAGTGGATAACGCCATGCAATAGATAATACATTCACCAAAGCATGACAGACCACAGAATTTAGCCAAGCTATGACTACTAATTGTCTGTATTGGTTTAGTTGAGGACGAGAACAGAGGTATATTCCTAAAGCATAGCCCCAAGGAGCAGAGAACATCGCATGAACCGGCGTACCGATGATCCTCTCAAGAATTGAGGAAGTATTGTAAGAAAGATAAATCCAGTTTTCTTGAGCGGTGAATCCTAGCGCCACGGCGATAGTGAAGAGAAAAACAGTAGTGGGGCGTAATCGATACCTGCGTTGAAAATAGCAAGTTGCAATCACAACCATGATTAATTTGCAACCTTCTTCAATTGGGCCGATTTCCACCAATTGTCGCAGCGCCACACCCAGTAGCGATCGCTGCCACCTCTGCCAATCTACAATTAAGTTAGTTACAGTCGCTAAAATCAGTTCTAAATTGAGGGCTGCAAAACCAGATATCGCCCCCAGAACAAATAACCACAGCAATTTTAACAGCGATGGGGCAGCGTATACACGGTAATAGTAGTACACCAACAATACCAGTGGTGGGACTGCTGCCCAGAATAATAAAGATAACTCAGTCACGCACTTGAGCAATTATGGTGCGGTGACGGGGACTGTTGCGGGTGATAGAGGGAGTTTGAAAACCAGCATCAACCATAGTTTGCTCAATATCCAAAGTGAAATATTGATCTAAATATGGTTCAGTACTTTTGAGTAAAGTCAAAATATATGGTGGCATTTGCTGGTAAATTTCCGATTGGGGATTCATATCCATCATTGCCAAGTAACCACCCGGACGCAATAAACGTCGCGCTTCGGCAAAAATTTGTCTGGTTGCTGACTGGGGTAACTCGTGGCAGACTAAAAAAATGGAAACCAAATCAAACGAGGCATTTGGTAGCCCGGTAGATTCAGCCGCAGCATGAACCCAGTTAATTTGTCCTTGATTAGCTTGTGCTTGATGTAACTGTGCGCGGTATTGAGCAACAGCTAAGAAATACGGAGATAAATCTAGACCTGTTAACCTAGCTTGGGGATAAATTTCTTGCAAAGCTAAAGTACTCATACCCACGCTACACCCCACATCAAGAATGTCTTGGGGTGGCTGGAG is a genomic window of Fortiea contorta PCC 7126 containing:
- a CDS encoding Uma2 family endonuclease, with product MAISPVRWTSADLELFAGDRKNRYEIIDGELFVTKSPHWGHQSSCAKIVTVLNNWSDTTGLGTAAIAPGIIFSDADNVIPDVVWASNENLEILLDEAGHLTGSPELVVEVLSPGEKNEKRDRETKLKLYSVQGVQEYWICDYIHKKVEVYRRQQATLKLVATLFHQDELTTPLLPGFSCLVSQLF
- a CDS encoding PrsW family glutamic-type intramembrane protease, with amino-acid sequence MTELSLLFWAAVPPLVLLVYYYYRVYAAPSLLKLLWLFVLGAISGFAALNLELILATVTNLIVDWQRWQRSLLGVALRQLVEIGPIEEGCKLIMVVIATCYFQRRYRLRPTTVFLFTIAVALGFTAQENWIYLSYNTSSILERIIGTPVHAMFSAPWGYALGIYLCSRPQLNQYRQLVVIAWLNSVVCHALVNVLSIAWRYPLPLSFLSYGLFPFLLWLFWRLEQLLRRVQGKSPINLISGFTKQHRYWRRGLVLLALMLGGNALFGLLLLARKLSPLRWAQLFYPDILQFTLKHILLNLIFAVVAWLIYFYLRRSAQRQFFKIKKAKS
- a CDS encoding class I SAM-dependent methyltransferase, with translation MTAVVNTAPGLASRLVNGVLAIKPLANFAKHQARQMMIKRAQKMGVFWTQEVEKLQARDWTTDLATVENPHLKYPDYYLTSFHAYETGNLSWQAAFEVEPAAYTVHAKIWPGAEIQGDAKLRQSYHDILKNHILQPPQDILDVGCSVGMSTLALQEIYPQARLTGLDLSPYFLAVAQYRAQLHQAQANQGQINWVHAAAESTGLPNASFDLVSIFLVCHELPQSATRQIFAEARRLLRPGGYLAMMDMNPQSEIYQQMPPYILTLLKSTEPYLDQYFTLDIEQTMVDAGFQTPSITRNSPRHRTIIAQVRD